A stretch of Paenibacillus sp. URB8-2 DNA encodes these proteins:
- a CDS encoding carbohydrate ABC transporter permease, with protein MNITPETETTRALNQGNPIQKRARLKWIHVVPYVFILPYFALFSVFILYPILYSLMLSFSQWNSSGLTFIGLTNYKNILTNPLFWKSLSNTGQILIIQVPIMLSLATVVAVFINSSLIRFRTFFRLGFFLPVLIDLVTYSLVFSLMFNENFGLINHLLSLFGGHVAWRTDPFWAKVMIIVAITWRWTGYNSIIVLSGLQSIPKDLYESASIDGAGRIISFFKITVPMLKPVLLFCTIISTIGTLQLFVEPYVLTRGGPSNATMTAMYYLYDIAFGTFNFGLASAGAYLVTIVIAILSYLQIRIGKGGEI; from the coding sequence TTGAACATCACGCCAGAAACAGAAACGACTCGCGCTCTCAATCAAGGAAACCCTATTCAAAAGCGCGCCAGGCTCAAATGGATTCACGTTGTACCGTATGTGTTCATCCTTCCGTATTTCGCTTTATTTTCTGTGTTTATTCTGTACCCTATCCTTTATTCACTAATGCTCAGCTTCAGTCAATGGAATTCGAGTGGTTTGACATTCATTGGGCTTACCAACTACAAAAACATATTAACCAATCCCCTTTTTTGGAAGTCATTATCAAACACAGGACAAATCTTGATCATCCAAGTGCCCATCATGCTATCACTCGCCACGGTTGTCGCCGTGTTTATCAACTCCAGCCTGATCAGATTCCGCACGTTTTTCCGTCTGGGCTTTTTTCTTCCGGTATTAATTGACCTTGTCACTTATTCTTTGGTGTTTTCCTTAATGTTCAATGAGAACTTTGGGCTAATCAATCATCTTCTAAGCTTGTTTGGCGGACATGTCGCGTGGAGAACAGATCCTTTCTGGGCCAAAGTGATGATCATCGTCGCCATAACCTGGCGCTGGACCGGCTACAACAGCATTATTGTCTTATCCGGTCTGCAGTCCATTCCAAAAGATTTGTATGAATCGGCAAGCATTGACGGGGCCGGAAGGATCATAAGCTTCTTCAAAATTACTGTGCCTATGCTTAAGCCGGTGCTTCTGTTCTGCACGATTATCTCGACGATCGGTACCCTCCAATTGTTCGTTGAGCCGTATGTGCTCACGCGGGGTGGGCCGAGCAATGCCACAATGACAGCTATGTATTATTTATACGATATTGCTTTCGGAACCTTTAACTTCGGTCTGGCCTCCGCAGGCGCTTATTTGGTCACTATCGTGATCGCCATCCTTTCCTACCTGCAAATCCGGATCGGTAAAGGAGGGGAAATCTGA
- a CDS encoding response regulator transcription factor has translation MDSIRVMIVDDEQLARKGLIKMVDWERFGMAVIADAANGEIGWNQFLVHRPELVITDIVMPQMNGIELTRKIKELSPETKILLLSCHSDFQYAQKAIKYGISGYVLKTSFDDEEMEGYLSKIGSEIMADRNLKKQSESLGGLIAQISTRLWSWLESNNEQAELADCLHMLAASRKWLLSGAQTMLLIHEDEEQEGWEGLQSTLSRTLPEEGYLFVSGLEDMAFLFYPKGQDRVVEKELVQWKLKHSQLRWIQGKPVQTLHEWLNAVEGLYQLWTFEQNYQIRKGQNAEAILHAIQFIDSNLHTPLQVTDIADTIGLSRSHFSTVFKRVTGENVIQFIFNKRLERARQLLSTSDWKVNEISERIGIADQKYFSKWFKKCTGQTPSEYRNQTKG, from the coding sequence ATGGACAGCATTCGAGTCATGATTGTGGATGACGAACAGCTAGCTCGTAAGGGACTAATCAAAATGGTCGATTGGGAGCGGTTCGGTATGGCTGTTATTGCCGATGCGGCTAATGGCGAAATCGGTTGGAACCAGTTTTTGGTTCATCGGCCGGAGCTTGTCATTACCGATATTGTCATGCCACAGATGAACGGCATAGAGCTGACGCGCAAAATTAAAGAGTTGTCACCGGAAACGAAAATTTTGCTGTTAAGCTGCCATTCCGATTTTCAATACGCCCAGAAAGCAATTAAATACGGGATTTCCGGTTATGTGTTGAAAACTTCGTTCGACGATGAAGAAATGGAAGGCTATCTTAGCAAAATCGGGTCGGAAATAATGGCTGACCGAAATTTAAAGAAACAATCGGAGTCGCTTGGCGGTCTGATCGCCCAAATATCCACCAGGCTTTGGTCTTGGCTGGAGTCCAACAATGAGCAGGCAGAACTGGCCGATTGTCTGCATATGCTCGCAGCCTCACGGAAGTGGCTATTGAGTGGAGCACAAACGATGCTGTTGATCCATGAAGATGAGGAGCAAGAAGGATGGGAGGGACTGCAAAGCACCTTATCCCGAACCCTTCCGGAAGAAGGCTATTTATTTGTTTCCGGCTTGGAGGACATGGCTTTTTTATTTTACCCGAAAGGCCAAGATAGGGTGGTAGAGAAAGAGCTGGTGCAATGGAAGCTCAAGCATTCCCAACTGAGATGGATCCAAGGAAAGCCTGTACAAACGCTACATGAATGGCTTAATGCGGTGGAGGGATTGTATCAATTATGGACATTCGAACAAAATTACCAGATTCGTAAAGGACAAAATGCGGAAGCGATTCTTCACGCCATCCAATTTATCGATTCCAACCTGCATACACCTCTTCAAGTAACAGATATTGCAGATACCATCGGGTTAAGCCGCAGCCACTTCAGTACCGTGTTCAAGAGAGTGACAGGGGAGAACGTCATTCAGTTTATTTTCAATAAACGATTGGAGCGTGCACGGCAGCTGCTGTCCACCAGCGATTGGAAAGTTAATGAAATTTCCGAAAGAATCGGCATAGCGGATCAAAAATATTTCAGCAAATGGTTTAAGAAATGTACCGGGCAGACGCCCAGCGAATACCGAAACCAAACAAAAGGATAA
- a CDS encoding ABC transporter substrate-binding protein has translation MKKWMRTSSMILLAATLFTGCSSTPTSSSKPSAEPAKNTESAAKSGKDLKGDIKVAAWNDAADALEDSIAGFNKMYPNVKVTVQRVTSNYDKIIPPLTAGVGAPDVIQIQQRDMQNFLMKFENQFVDLSGKLNAHKDEFAKTSWITVEKEGKVYAAPWDLGPVGVWYRTDFFEQAGIDPKTLTTWDKFISAGKQLQSKLGDKVKMTTMDTSGVEYPTWWQIMLNQLGGEFYNDQGDIKFTSEASVKAMDMMLKLKNEGIVFNSPTWDDRVRAVVNGNTATVIYPVWYAGTLRHQAKELKGKWGVFPLPAFTEGGPNQANSGGSLLAISSQSKNQEAAWAFIEYNLLTNEGQDVQLKFGLFPSWQPYYQTENFKKQDDYFGFAYAEFFGNVSNNIPELYYGPHFLDFRKPLTDALGAVMSGNKSPLDALKEAEEQSAKTTGLKVAQ, from the coding sequence ATGAAGAAATGGATGAGAACGAGCTCTATGATTTTGTTGGCGGCAACGCTATTCACCGGCTGCTCCAGCACACCGACGAGTTCGTCCAAACCGTCGGCGGAACCGGCTAAGAATACGGAATCGGCAGCAAAATCAGGGAAAGACCTGAAAGGGGATATCAAGGTCGCTGCATGGAATGATGCCGCAGACGCTTTGGAAGACTCCATCGCCGGCTTTAACAAAATGTATCCCAATGTCAAAGTCACCGTACAGCGCGTTACCTCCAATTATGACAAGATTATTCCTCCTCTAACCGCGGGAGTCGGTGCGCCGGATGTGATCCAGATCCAGCAGCGGGACATGCAAAACTTCCTCATGAAGTTCGAGAATCAGTTTGTTGACCTAAGCGGGAAATTGAACGCGCATAAGGACGAATTTGCCAAAACATCCTGGATAACAGTAGAAAAGGAAGGCAAAGTATACGCAGCGCCTTGGGACCTGGGTCCGGTTGGGGTCTGGTATCGCACGGATTTCTTCGAACAAGCCGGTATCGATCCGAAAACGCTCACCACTTGGGATAAATTTATTAGTGCCGGCAAGCAACTGCAAAGCAAGCTGGGCGATAAGGTCAAAATGACGACCATGGACACTTCGGGCGTCGAGTACCCGACCTGGTGGCAAATTATGCTGAACCAGTTGGGGGGCGAATTCTACAATGACCAAGGCGATATTAAGTTCACCAGTGAAGCATCGGTTAAAGCCATGGATATGATGCTGAAATTGAAAAATGAGGGGATTGTGTTTAATTCTCCGACTTGGGACGACCGTGTGCGCGCGGTTGTCAACGGAAATACTGCAACCGTGATTTATCCCGTATGGTACGCCGGCACGCTGCGGCACCAAGCGAAGGAATTGAAAGGGAAATGGGGAGTATTCCCGCTTCCTGCCTTTACCGAAGGCGGACCGAATCAAGCGAACAGCGGCGGCTCGTTGCTTGCGATCTCCTCCCAGTCCAAAAACCAAGAAGCAGCATGGGCTTTCATCGAATATAACCTGCTCACCAACGAAGGTCAGGATGTGCAGTTGAAATTCGGCTTGTTCCCTTCTTGGCAGCCTTATTACCAAACGGAAAACTTCAAAAAGCAGGATGATTACTTCGGGTTCGCATATGCCGAATTTTTCGGTAATGTCTCGAATAACATTCCGGAACTTTATTACGGTCCGCATTTTCTCGATTTCCGCAAGCCTCTGACCGATGCTTTGGGTGCGGTCATGAGCGGCAATAAGAGTCCTTTGGATGCTTTGAAAGAAGCGGAAGAACAATCCGCCAAAACGACCGGTTTGAAGGTTGCCCAGTAA